Below is a window of Nocardia asteroides DNA.
TCCGGCCTCGTGCACCAGGTCGTCGGCCCAGGCCAGGGCCAGATCGCCGATCAGGATGGCGACCGCCCTGCCGTACTCGGCGCCGTCGCCGGGCCAGCCCGCCGCGCGATGGCGGTCCTCGAACTCGATGTGCACGGTCGGGTAGCCGCGCCGGGTCTGCGAGGAGTCGATGATGTCGTCGTGCACCAGGGCGCACGCCTGCACCAGCTCCAGCGCCGAGCAGGCGGTGAGCACCGCGGCCGCGTCGGGTCCGGCCGGATCGCCGCCCGCGCCGAGCCAGCCGGTCCAGGCGAAACCCGGCCTGGTCCGCTTGCCGCCCCGGATGACGAACTGTTCCAGCGACGCGGCGGCGTCGACGAAGACCGGGCCGAGCGGCTCGACGATCTCGCGCCGCGAGGCGAAGAACTCGGCGAGGACCTGCTCGACCGCGCTGACGAACGCGGGTGTGCCCGGTGTGAGCGTGACCAGGTCGACCGCGGCGGTGGTGTCGGCGACGGACCGGGAGAGTGGGGTACCGATTCCGGCGGACAGGGTGGCCTCCAGGGGCGGAAGTGGGCGAGCGGATGGACCGGGATCGCACGCGGCGGCGCGCGCACCGGCGTTCCGTCGCAGGATACGCGGGCGGGGCGGGGGTGTCGTCGGCGCACGGGGCCGCTGCGACCGACCCCACACCCGGCGATTCGGCGGCGTCTGCGAATGTTCGTCGAGCGGACTTGACGCTCGCCGGGCAGGTCGGCGCCCGGTTTCGGGCCGCCGGGTTCGCCCGATTCCTGGTCGGCGCCGCGGCGCCGGTGCACACCACTACACTGAACCGGTGACTTTCGACGATGGACGGGGACGTTCGACCCCAGATCGACCCGCCCAGAAGCAGCCGATCGTCTCGAACACCCCCTCGGTGGTGCGCAGCCTGCAGACCCATGCGGGCTCCGGCGTGCCGTTCTCGGTGGAGTTCAACCCGCCCCGCGACGCCGCCGGTGAGGCCAGGCTGTGGCGTGCGGTGCGCGAGTTCGAGTGCATGCACCCCGCCTTCGTGTCGATGACCTACGGCGCGGGCGGTTCCACCAAGGACCGCACCGTGCGGATCACCGGTGAGCTCGCCACCGAGACCACCCTGCTGCCGGTCGCGCACCTCACCGCGGTCGGGCACAGCCTCGACGAACTGCGCGCGCTGGTCGGTTCCTACGCCGACTCGGGCATCCGCAACCTGCTGGTGCTGCGCGGCGACCCGCCCGGCGACCCGCTCGGCGAGTGGCGCAAGCATCCCGAGGGCGTCGAGTACGCCGAGGAACTGGTGCGGATCGTGCGCGACCTGGGCGATTTCCATGTCGGCGTCGCGTCGTTCCCACAGGGTCACCACCGCTCGCCCGACCTCGACCACGACACCCGTCAGCTGGCCGCGAAACTGCGTGCGGGCGCCGAGTATTCGATCACTCAGATGTTCTTCGACGTGGAGCACTACCTGCGGCTGCGCGACCGGGTGGTGGCGATGGACCCGATCGAGGGCGCCAAGCCGATCATCCCCGAGCTCATGCCCATCACCTCGCTGCGCACCGTGCAGCGCGCCGAGGAGCTGTGCGGCCGTCCGCTGGCGCCCGCGGTGCTCGATCGGCTGACCCGCGCGGCGGGCACCGGTCCCGAGGAGGACAAGGCCGCCGTGCGGGCCGAGGGCATCCAGATCGCCACCGAGATGGCGCAGCGCCTGATCGACGAGGGCGCCCCCTGCCTGCACTTCATCACCTTGAACTTCGCCAAGGCCACCAGTGAGGTGCTCACCAACCTCGGCTACGGCGTGACGGCGGCCCCGCTCAGCGCGTGAGCGCCAGCTCGGCCCAGACGCGTTCCCACGAGCGCGTCATGGCCGGGTACACGATCAGGTACCGGAAGGGCTTGATGAACGCCATGTAGGCGCGGCCGAACAGTCCGTTCGGCTTGACCAGCACCGCCATCTGCAAGTGGTAACCGGGTCCGCTCTCGTCGGGCACCCAACCCAGGTGCAGCACCCCGTGCATGGTGTTGTTGGCGAGTTCGGCGGCGTATTCGTCGTCGAGCGCGTACACGCTGGTGAACGGGCTGCCCGTATCGTCGGGTCGGGGGAGGTCCCGCAGATCCGCGGGCAACCGGTCCAGCAGCGACCGAACCCGGCGGCCCGTGCCCGCCGACTCCCGGTCCCACCCGAACAGCTCGCCGAGCTTCCACCGGATCTTGAACAACACCCCGCTGACCCCGGAGTCGTCCGAGGCCCGGTTCGCGCGCAGTGCCGCGAGCAGGGCGGGAAAGTCGCCCGCGCGCCCACCCGGTGTCCGGAACCGCCAGACGTCCTCGACCTCGAAATCGGTCGCGATCTCGTGAATCCGCCACGGTCGTGCCGTATGCGCCGACGTCTCCACTCGCATGAGAAACCCCTTTTCCGTACGGGTGCGTATGGAAAGGAGGATACCGCTGATATACGCCGACGTATAGCTCGCGCCGGTGTGACGAATCAGCGCTTGACGCCGACGTTCGGCAGGCTGAATCGGCCCGCCACGGTCAGCTCTCGCCGGGTCCGGGGGCGGGAGCGTCCCCGCCCCCGGATCGGGTCAGGCCGCGCGGGCGGGGCGCAGGCCCCAGGCATCGGCGAGCAGCCGGTGCGATTCCAGGCGGTCGGCGTGGTCGTGGGTGATGGTGGTGACCAGCAGCTCGGCCGCGCCGGTCAGCGCCGCCAACGCCGCGAGGCGGGTGGTGACGGTGTCCGGGGCGCCGACGATCTGGGCGGCGAGCCGGTCCTCGACCAGGCGGTGCTGGTCGGGGGTGAGCGGGGCCGCGGTGGCGGGGTCGAGGTACTCGCTCGCGCCGGAGCCGCTGCGGATGCTGTGCACCCAGTGCCCGTAGGTACTCGCGTGGTGCCGGGCGGTGACCTCGTCGGCGGCCACCACGACATCCGCCGACACGATGACGTGCGGTTCGGCGAGGGTGGCCGACGGCCGGAACGCCGCCCGATACGCCCGCACCGCGTCCAGCGCGGTCCCCGGCGCCACGTGATACGCCGCCGCGAACGGCAGTCCGAGCCGGCCTGCCAGCTCCGCGCTCTCCCCGGCGGTGCTGCCGAACAGCCACAGCTCCACCTGCGCGCCCTCACCCGGAACCGCGTGCAGCGCAACCTCGTTGGACCCGACGTAGCTGCCGTCGAGCAGCGCGCGCACCTCGTCGACCTGATCGGCGAAGTCGGGCGCTTCGGCGCCGGGCTGCTGCAACGCCTCGATCGAGGCGACGAACTTGGATCGGTCGGTGATCCCGCGCGGGTCGAACGGCGGCGGTACCACCACCCCGTCGCGGATCTCGGTGCGGCCGGTGACCGCGTCCAGCACCGGATGCCCGCCCTTGGCGGTGGAGGCCTCGGCCCCGAACTGGCCGCGCCGATGCCCCGAGCGGCCCAGCCCCAGATCGAGCCGGCCCGGTGCCACCGCGTCGACGGTGCCGAACGCCTCGACGATCGAGGCCGAGGTGTGGTGCCCCACTTGCACGGCGCCGGTGCCGACCCGGATCCGGGAGGTGGCCGCGGCCACCAGCCCGAGCAGGGTCAGCGAGGACGAGCTGGCCACCGCGACGAAGTGGTGTTCGGCCAGCCAATACCGGTGGTAGCCCCACTGTTCGGCGTGCCGGGCCAGGTCGACGGTGTTGCGCACCGCCTGCGCGGCGCTGGATCCGGCGCTGATCGGCGAGAGGTCCAGGATCGAGAGCGGAACGGTCACAGCGCCGGATCCTGTTCGCCCGCTTCGATCGCCACCCGCAGCCGGTTCGCGGCCGGCGCCACCGGGCAGGTCGCGTACGGGGTGAAGGCGCAGGGCAGATTCACCGCCCGGTTGAAGTCCAGCGTCACGGTGCCGTCCGCCGCGACCGCGCCGATCGCGAGCGAGCGCGCGGCCGGGTAGGTGGTGACACCGCTGGTGGCGTCGGTGAACAGCACCTTCAGCTCACCGGGCGTGCCGAAGGCGACCAGCGTCTCGGTGACCTCGCCGATCCGGAACTCGATCGTGCCCGCCGCGCTGTGATGATGCGCGAGCCCGTCCACGACCGCGCCGGTGGTGACGGTGCGAGCGGTGTCGAAGGCGGTGAACCGGCCGGTCACCACCCAGCGCGGATCGACCGGGTAGTGCGGGACCCCGGTGAACGCCGCCAGCGCCGGCGCCGCCGGATCGTGCACCCGCACCGCGAACTGTCCGGAGCGCCGGATCACCTCGAACACCCGCCGCTCGTTGACCACGGTCAGCCCGGGCGCCCCCTCGACGGGGACGAGGATCTGCACGCCGCCGATCCGTTCGCCGTCGACGTCGAGCAGGTCGGCGGGCTGGGCGGTGATGAACACCTTCTCGTCGGTGACCCACCAGGTGCCGGGCAGACCGTCGAGCCGCTCCGGGCTGTCGGTGAGCCAGTGCAGCCCGGCCAGGCTGAGCCAGCCCAGCGGCTCGCGCAGGCCGTCCTCGCGGGCCTCGTGCCAGCGCCGCCAGTCGTCGGTGAACGGGGTTGCGGTGCTGGTGGATTCGACCGTGATCGTCATGACGCGCGTGCTCCTTCGGCGACGGTGGGATGCTGGGGATGGCGCAGACCGAGGTGGTCGCGCAGCGTGGTGCCGGTGTAGGCGGTGCGGAAACTGCCGCGTTCCTGCAGTTCCGGCACCACCCGGTCGACGAATTCGTCGAGACCGGCAGGGGTCAGGTGCGGGACGAGGATGAAGCCGTCGGCCGCGTCGGACTGCACGTAGTGGTCGATCTGCTCGGCGACCTGGGCGGGTGTGCCGATGAACTGCTGACGGCTGGTGACCTCGATGATGAGTTCGCGGATGCTGAGGTTGTCCGCCTCGGCCTGCGCCCGCCAGGCCTTCGCCACGGCCAGTGGGTCTTTCGCGTGCCGGACCCGGCCGCGGGTGATCTCGGCGGTGGCGTCGGGTTCGATGTCGGGCAGCGGGCCCTCGGGGTCGTAGGCCGACAGGTCGCGGCCCCACACCTGTTCGAGGAAGGCGAGCGCGGTCTGCGGGCTCACCTGCTGGTAGCGGATGTGCCGGGCCCGCTCGTGCGCCTCGGCCTCGGTGTCGCCGAGCACGAACGTGGCGGCCGGGAAGACCAGCAGTTCGTCGCGGTCGCGGCCGTATTTCGCGAGCCTGCCCTTGATGTCGGCGTAGAAGGCGCGGCCCGCCTCGAGGGTGCCGTGCGCGGTGAAGATCGCGTCGGCGGTGCGGGCGCCGAACTCGCGGCCCTCGTCGGAATCGCCCGCCTGCAACAGCACCGGGTGCCCCTGCGGGCTCGGCGGCACCACGAACGGCGCCTCGATGTCGAACTGGCTGCTGTGGAACGCGGCGCCGGGCACGTCGTGGGCGAAGATCCCGCGCTCCCGGTCGACCACCAGCGCGTCGGCGGGCCAGCTGTCCCACAGCGCCCTGGTCGCCTCGACCACCTCGGCCGCGCGCCGGTACCGGTCGCCGTGCTCGAGGTAGCCGCCGCGGCGGAAGTTCTCGCCGGTGAACGCGTCGGAGGAGGTGACGACATTCCAGGCGGCGCGCCCGCCGGAGAGATGATCGAGCGCGGCGAACTGCTTGGCCAGCTCGAACGGCTCGTTGTAGGTGCTGTTGATGGTGCCCGCCAGCCCCAGCCGTTCGGTGACCGCGGCCACCGCGTTGAGCACGGTGAGCGTGTCGGGCCTGCCGACGACGTCCAGGTCGTGGATCCGGCCGCGGTGCTCGCGCAGCCGCAGGC
It encodes the following:
- a CDS encoding DUF2867 domain-containing protein: MRVETSAHTARPWRIHEIATDFEVEDVWRFRTPGGRAGDFPALLAALRANRASDDSGVSGVLFKIRWKLGELFGWDRESAGTGRRVRSLLDRLPADLRDLPRPDDTGSPFTSVYALDDEYAAELANNTMHGVLHLGWVPDESGPGYHLQMAVLVKPNGLFGRAYMAFIKPFRYLIVYPAMTRSWERVWAELALTR
- a CDS encoding DUF1684 domain-containing protein, whose product is MTITVESTSTATPFTDDWRRWHEAREDGLREPLGWLSLAGLHWLTDSPERLDGLPGTWWVTDEKVFITAQPADLLDVDGERIGGVQILVPVEGAPGLTVVNERRVFEVIRRSGQFAVRVHDPAAPALAAFTGVPHYPVDPRWVVTGRFTAFDTARTVTTGAVVDGLAHHHSAAGTIEFRIGEVTETLVAFGTPGELKVLFTDATSGVTTYPAARSLAIGAVAADGTVTLDFNRAVNLPCAFTPYATCPVAPAANRLRVAIEAGEQDPAL
- a CDS encoding LLM class flavin-dependent oxidoreductase, with translation MTVPLSILDLSPISAGSSAAQAVRNTVDLARHAEQWGYHRYWLAEHHFVAVASSSSLTLLGLVAAATSRIRVGTGAVQVGHHTSASIVEAFGTVDAVAPGRLDLGLGRSGHRRGQFGAEASTAKGGHPVLDAVTGRTEIRDGVVVPPPFDPRGITDRSKFVASIEALQQPGAEAPDFADQVDEVRALLDGSYVGSNEVALHAVPGEGAQVELWLFGSTAGESAELAGRLGLPFAAAYHVAPGTALDAVRAYRAAFRPSATLAEPHVIVSADVVVAADEVTARHHASTYGHWVHSIRSGSGASEYLDPATAAPLTPDQHRLVEDRLAAQIVGAPDTVTTRLAALAALTGAAELLVTTITHDHADRLESHRLLADAWGLRPARAA
- a CDS encoding NtaA/DmoA family FMN-dependent monooxygenase (This protein belongs to a clade of FMN-dependent monooxygenases, within a broader family of flavin-dependent oxidoreductases, the luciferase-like monooxygenase (LMM) family, some of whose members use coenzyme F420 rather than FMN.) — its product is MSAKPRKQVHLAAHFPGVNNTTVWADPASKSQVDFASFEHLARTAERGLFDFFFLAEGLRLREHRGRIHDLDVVGRPDTLTVLNAVAAVTERLGLAGTINSTYNEPFELAKQFAALDHLSGGRAAWNVVTSSDAFTGENFRRGGYLEHGDRYRRAAEVVEATRALWDSWPADALVVDRERGIFAHDVPGAAFHSSQFDIEAPFVVPPSPQGHPVLLQAGDSDEGREFGARTADAIFTAHGTLEAGRAFYADIKGRLAKYGRDRDELLVFPAATFVLGDTEAEAHERARHIRYQQVSPQTALAFLEQVWGRDLSAYDPEGPLPDIEPDATAEITRGRVRHAKDPLAVAKAWRAQAEADNLSIRELIIEVTSRQQFIGTPAQVAEQIDHYVQSDAADGFILVPHLTPAGLDEFVDRVVPELQERGSFRTAYTGTTLRDHLGLRHPQHPTVAEGARAS
- a CDS encoding methylenetetrahydrofolate reductase, producing the protein MTFDDGRGRSTPDRPAQKQPIVSNTPSVVRSLQTHAGSGVPFSVEFNPPRDAAGEARLWRAVREFECMHPAFVSMTYGAGGSTKDRTVRITGELATETTLLPVAHLTAVGHSLDELRALVGSYADSGIRNLLVLRGDPPGDPLGEWRKHPEGVEYAEELVRIVRDLGDFHVGVASFPQGHHRSPDLDHDTRQLAAKLRAGAEYSITQMFFDVEHYLRLRDRVVAMDPIEGAKPIIPELMPITSLRTVQRAEELCGRPLAPAVLDRLTRAAGTGPEEDKAAVRAEGIQIATEMAQRLIDEGAPCLHFITLNFAKATSEVLTNLGYGVTAAPLSA